The following coding sequences lie in one Mus musculus strain C57BL/6J chromosome 11, GRCm38.p6 C57BL/6J genomic window:
- the Evi2 gene encoding protein EVI2B precursor, whose translation MEFKYLVFIVLCQYLDNTFFSETEAITTEQQSLSTLITPSLYVTTDSQNTAGNALSQTTRFKNISSGQQASPAQITPEQATPAVYVSSSPLTYNITRQAESAVNNSLPQTSPSGFTLTNQPSPSTYNSTGQPPKHLVYTSTQQPPSPAPTSSGKPEVESTHNQPTKSTPTIYLQRDTPPPPPPPLTSEPPSGKGTAHKNNHNAIAAILIGTIIISMLVAILMIILWKYLRKPVLNDQNWAGRSPFADGETPEMCMDNIRESEASTKRASVVSLMTWKPSKSTLLADDLEVKLFESSEHINDTSNLKTDNVEVQINGLSEDSADGSTVGTAVSSDDADLALPPPLLDLDENLPNKPTVTVVSPLPNDSINPQPSPDGLNQVCEEQHSKIQEPFPPPPDSFNVPLSAGDFINNQESAHEAQCQEFSTPDLHPDLTDSLPPPPTELL comes from the coding sequence ATGGAATTCAAGTATCTGGTCTTCATTGTGCTTTGTCAATACCTGGACAATACGTTTTTCTCAGAGACAGAAGCAATTACAACAGAGCAGCAATCACTGTCTACTTTAATCACACCGTCGTTATATGTTACAACTGATTCTCAAAACACAGCAGGGAATGCTTTGAGTCAGACAACAAGATTCAAGAACATTTCTTCTGGACAGCAAGCATCACCTGCCCAAATCACTCCTGAACAAGCAACACCAGCTGTTTATGTCTCTTCAAGCCCACTTACTTATAACATTACCAGACAAGCAGAATCAGCGGTCAACAACTCCTTGCCTCAAACATCACCATCTGGGTTCACTTTGACCAATCAGCCATCACCTTCTACCTATAATTCTACTGGACAACCACCAAAACATCTTGTCTATACTTCCACACAACAGCCACCATCACCTGCTCCTACCTCTTCTGGAAAACCAGAAGTAGAGTCTACTCATAATCAGCCCACAAAATCAACACCAACTATTTATTTACAAAgggacacaccaccaccaccaccaccaccactcacttCAGAACCACCAAGTGGCAAAGGAACTGCTCATAAAAACAACCACAATGCAATTGCTGCCATATTAATCGGTACTATTATAATTTCTATGTTGGTAGCTATACTCATGATTATACTGTGGAAATACTTGAGGAAGCCAGTCTTAAATGATCAAAACTGGGCAGGTAGGTCTCCATTTGCTGATGGAGAAACACCAGAAATGTGTATGGATAACATCAGAGAGAGTGAGGCATCCACAAAGCGTGCATCAGTTGTCTCACTTATGACCTGGAAACCAAGTAAAAGCACACTGCTAGCAGATGATTTAGAAGTTAAGTTGTTTGAATCAAGTGAACACATTAATGATACCAGCAACCTCAAGACTGATAATGTAGAAGTTCAAATAAATGGCTTATCAGAAGACAGTGCTGATGGGTCAACAGTTGGTACAGCCGTGTCTTCAGATGATGCAGATCTGGCCCTGCCACCTCCCCTTCTTGATTTGGATGAGAACCTACCAAACAAGCCCACAGTGACAGTTGTATCTCCTTTACCAAATGATTCTATCAATCCCCAACCATCTCCAGATGGTCTAAATCAAGTGTGTGAAGAACAGCATTCCAAGATCCAAGAGCCATTCCCGCCACCCCCTGACTCATTTAATGTGCCTCTGTCAGCAGGAGATTTTATAAACAATCAAGAGTCGGCCCACGAGGCTCAATGCCAGGAGTTCTCTACTCCTGACCTCCATCCAGACCTCACAGACTCCCTGCCACCTCCACCTACAGAGCTGCTGTAA